The following are encoded together in the Peromyscus leucopus breed LL Stock chromosome 1, UCI_PerLeu_2.1, whole genome shotgun sequence genome:
- the LOC114710269 gene encoding olfactory receptor 2AG1-like, producing MELWNSTMGSDFILVGILDDSGSPELLCAIFTALYMLAMISNGLLLLVITMDARLHVPMYLLLWQLSLMDLLLTSVITPKAVVDFLLKDNTISFGGCALQMFLELTLGGAEDLLLAFMAYDRYVAICHPLNYMIFMRPRICWLGVAIAWTLASLSAVGYTVYTMQYPFCTSREIRHLFCEIPPLLKLACADTSKYELMVYVMGVTFLLLPLAAILASYTLILFTVLHMPSREGRKKALVTCSSHLTVVGMWYGGASFMYVLPSSFHTPKQDNIFSVFYTIVTPALNPLIYSLRNKEVTGALRVLGGRILPAQSTF from the coding sequence ATGGAGCTCTGGAACTCCACCATGGGAAGTGATTTTATCTTGGTGGGGATTCTGGATGACAGTGGCTCTCCTGAACTGCTCTGTGCCATATTCACAGCCCTTTACATGTTGGCTATGATCAGCAATGGACTGCTGCTCCTGGTCATCACCATGGATGCCCGACTCCATGTGCCCATGTACCTTCTGCTCTGGCAGCTCTCTCTCATGGACCTCCTCCTCACATCAGTTATCACTCCCAAGGCTGTTGTAGATTTTCTGCTTAAAGACAACACCATCTCCTTTGGGGGTTGTGCCCTTCAGATGTTCCTGGAACTGACACTGGGTGGTGCAGAggaccttcttctggcctttatggCCTATGACAGGTATGTGGCCATTTGTCATCCTCTGAACTATATGATCTTCATGAGGCCTAGGATCTGCTGGCTTGGGGTAGCCATAGCATGGACCCTGGCATCTCTGAGTGCAGTAGGATATACAGTCTATACCATGCAATATCCTTTCTGCACATCTAGGGAGATCAGACACCTGTTCTGTGAGATCCCTCCCTTACTGAAGCTTGCCTGTGCAGACACCTCCAAATATGAGCTCATGGTTTATGTGATGGGTGTGACCTTCCTACTTCTCCCTCTTGCTGCCATTCTTGCCTCTTATACACTAATTCTTTTCACTGTACTCCACATGCCCTCACGTGAGGGCAGAAAGAAAGCCCTTGTCACCTGTTCTTCACACTtgactgtggttgggatgtggTATGGGGGTGCTTCCTTCATGTATGTCCTGCCCAGTTCCTTCCACACCCCCAAACAAGACAACATCTTCTCTGTTTTCTATACAATTGTTACCCCAGCCCTGAACCCCCTCATCTATAGCCTGAGAAATAAGGAGGTGACTGGGGCTTTGAGAGTACTGGGAGGACGAATTTTGCCAGCACAGTCTACATTCTAA
- the LOC114710270 gene encoding olfactory receptor 2AG2-like, with protein MELMNSTLENGFVLVGILDGSGSPELICATITALYMLALTSNGLLLLVITLDARLHVPMYLLLRQLSLIDLLFTSTVTPKAIVDFLLKDNTISFEGCALQLFSAMTLGGSEDLLLAFMAYDRYVAICHPLNYMILMSPKVCWLMVAISWILASLSALGHTVYTMHFPFCMSQEIRHLLCEIPPLLKLACVDTSQYELMVYVTGVIFLLLPLSAIFTSYSLILSTVLHMPSNEGRKKALVTCSSHLTVVGMFYGGATFMYVLPSSFHNPKQDNIISVFYTIVTPALNPLIYSLRNKEVIGAFRRILGRHILPAHSTL; from the coding sequence ATGGAGCTCATGAACTCCACTTTGGAAAATGGCTTCGTCTTGGTGGGTATTCTGGATGGCAGTGGCTCTCCTGAATTGATCTGTGCCACAATCACAGCCCTGTACATGTTGGCCCTAACCAGCAATGGACTGCTGCTCCTGGTCATCACACTGGATGCCCGGCTCCATGTGCCCATGTACCTCCTACTCAGGCAACTGTCTCTCATTGACCTCCTCTTCACATCAACTGTCACTCCAAAGGCTATTGTGGATTTTCTGCTCAAAGACAACACCATATCCTTTGAGGGCTGTGCACTTCAATTGTTTTCAGCAATGACATTAGGTGGTTCAGAGGACctccttctggccttcatggccTATGACAGGTATGTGGCCATTTGTCATCCTCTAAACTACAtgatcttgatgagtccaaaggtCTGTTGGCTCATGGTGGCCATATCGTGGATTCTGGCATCCCTTAGTGCATTAGGGCACACTGTGTACACGATGCACTTCCCTTTCTGCATGTCCCAGGAAATCAGACACCTGCTTTGTGAGATTCCTCCGTTGTTGAAGTTGGCTTGTGTAGACACCTCTCAATATGAGCTCATGGTTTATGTAACAGGGGTGATATTCCTATTGCTTCCCCTTTCTGCCATTTTTACTTCCTACTCACTAATTCTGTCCACTGTCCTGCATATGCCCTCaaatgaaggcaggaagaaagccCTAGTCACCTGTTCCTCCCACTTGACTGTGGTTGGGATGTTCTATGGGGGTGCCACTTTCATGTATGTCCTGCCCAGTTCCTTTCACAACCCTAAGCAAGACAATATCATCTCTGTGTTCTACACAATTGTCACACCTGCTCTGAACCCCctcatctacagcctgaggaataAAGAGGTCATTGGGGCTTTTAGAAGGATCTTGGGGAGACATATTCTGCCAGCACACTCCACCCTTTAG
- the LOC114710281 gene encoding olfactory receptor 2D3-like, producing the protein MGGGNQTYIVEFILLGLSEDPKIQILLFCIFLVIYLLSVFGNLLIIILIQIDSRLHTPMYFFLKNLSFADLCFSTSIVPQMLVHFLSQRKTISFVGCSIQIVVFLLAGCTECALLAVMSYDRYVAVCKPLHYSTIMTQRVCVQLAAVSWISGALACSVDSAFTLCIPYQGRNVINHYFCEPPALLKLASADTYNTEMALFLVGVIILLAPVSLILVSYWNIISTVIRMQSGEGRLKVFSTCGSHLTVVVLYYGSGIFAYMRPNSKTMSEKDKVISVFYSVMTSMLNPIIYSLRNKDVKGALGKLVGRLCTVKAGDADI; encoded by the coding sequence ATGGGAGGAGGAAACCAAACTTATATAGTTGAATTTATTCTCCTGGGACTCTCAGAGGATCCTAAAATCCAAATCTTGCTATTCTGTATTTTCCTGGTCATCTATCTCCTTTCTGTATTTGGAAACCTGCTGATCATAATCCTCATCCAAATTGACTCTCGACTTCATAcacccatgtactttttcctcaAAAACTTATCCTTTGCTGATCTCTGCTTCTCTACAAGCATTGTACCCCAGATGTTGGTCCACTTCCTTTCACAAAGGAAAACCATTTCTTTTGTTGGATGTTCAATACAGATAGTGGTCTTTCTCCTAGCAGGGTGTACAGAGTGTGCTCTGCTGGCAGTGATGTCCTATGACCGGTATGTGGCTGTCTGCAAGCCCCTGCACTACTCCACCATCATGACTCAGAGGGTTTGTGTCCAGTTGGCTGCAGTCTCCTGGATAAGTGGGGCATTAGCATGTTCAGTGGACAGTGCATTTACATTGTGCATCCCTTATCAGGGACGGAATGTAATTAATCACTACTTCTGTGAGCCACCTGCCCTCCTAAAGCTCGCTTCAGCTGACACATACAATACTGAAATGGCTCTGTTTTTAGTGGGAGTGATTATCTTATTAGCTCCTGTCTCACTAATCCTTGTCTCCTACTGGAACATCATCTCCACTGTGATCCGGATGCAGTCTGGGGAGGGAAGGCTCAAGGTCTTTTCAACCTGTGGTTCCCACCTCACTGTTGTGGTCCTCTACTATGGCTCTGGAATATTTGCCTACATGAGACCCAATTCCAAGACAATGAGTGAAAAGGATAAGGTTATCTCTGTATTCTATTCAGTTATGACTTCCATGTTGAATCCAATCATTTACAGCCTTAGGAACAAAGATGTGAAAGGGGCACTTGGAAAACTGGTTGGAAGATTGTGCACAGTCAAAGCTGGTGATGCagacatttaa